One Paenarthrobacter aurescens TC1 DNA window includes the following coding sequences:
- the trx gene encoding thioredoxin (identified by match to protein family HMM PF00085; match to protein family HMM TIGR01068): protein MNKAIIKCPHCGKSNRVPAAADGRPRCGNCHHDLPWVVEAGDDDFSAIAERAGVPVLVDFWAVWCGPCRMVSPVLDQLAHERAGQIKLVKVDVDHSPQLSARFAIQAVPTLMVIVDGKIVARQAGAAPAPVLRSWLEEALTK, encoded by the coding sequence ATGAATAAAGCCATCATCAAATGTCCTCACTGTGGCAAGTCGAACCGCGTTCCGGCCGCCGCCGACGGCCGGCCGCGCTGCGGGAATTGCCACCACGACCTCCCTTGGGTGGTTGAAGCGGGCGACGACGACTTCAGCGCGATCGCCGAACGAGCCGGTGTTCCGGTATTGGTGGACTTTTGGGCGGTGTGGTGCGGACCCTGCCGGATGGTGAGCCCCGTGCTCGACCAACTGGCACACGAACGCGCCGGGCAGATCAAACTTGTGAAGGTCGATGTGGATCACTCGCCGCAGCTCTCTGCCAGGTTCGCCATCCAGGCGGTGCCGACGTTGATGGTCATTGTTGACGGCAAAATCGTGGCGAGGCAGGCCGGCGCGGCTCCCGCGCCGGTGTTGAGGTCATGGCTGGAGGAAGCACTCACGAAGTAG
- a CDS encoding hypothetical protein (identified by Glimmer2; putative), producing MRRITGLSAIFTTSAVALTLGLTPASADVVDSTISGGTLTANTYGATLTGVTLDGSNTQTSTGNSSSEWTITDARGTGSAWALSVSASTPTSAAGTDESIPRTIPVSGLTITPGTITAGAGSDSAATITAPALALSTSSQALVSTVGQNMGTYTLAPAFSLAIPANAYRSNYAVGASGALNPYTSTITYTMG from the coding sequence ATGCGTAGAATTACCGGGCTCTCTGCCATTTTCACCACTTCCGCTGTGGCTCTAACCCTCGGTTTGACCCCTGCCTCGGCCGACGTCGTCGACTCAACGATCTCCGGCGGAACGCTTACGGCCAATACCTACGGAGCGACCCTGACAGGGGTCACCCTGGACGGATCCAATACCCAGACCTCCACGGGCAATTCCTCCTCGGAGTGGACTATCACCGATGCCCGTGGCACGGGCTCGGCGTGGGCTCTTTCGGTGAGCGCATCCACGCCGACCAGCGCCGCAGGGACAGACGAATCGATCCCACGCACTATCCCTGTCAGCGGCTTGACGATCACGCCCGGCACCATCACCGCGGGCGCGGGCTCGGACTCTGCAGCTACTATCACCGCCCCGGCATTGGCTTTGTCAACGTCCTCTCAGGCTCTGGTCTCCACGGTGGGCCAGAACATGGGAACGTACACGCTGGCCCCGGCGTTCAGCCTCGCCATTCCGGCCAACGCCTACCGCTCCAATTACGCTGTTGGCGCCAGCGGAGCCCTGAACCCATACACCTCGACCATCACTTACACCATGGGCTAG
- a CDS encoding transcriptional regulator, AraC family domain (identified by match to protein family HMM PF00165) encodes MPQSGDANSARVRRYAVPEGLTPEQRFEHWRVWYGNAVETPMRLERSEGESPASVSPSAINLAGPGFSLIEMHNTPALGFWAPNPDSTDLRLAYFRKASGLTLDLNGIPEPIPTGSVRFIDTSLGGSFDAPEGFHAQQLNIDRISLNVSEGGLRSLLRLPDLASHPIVGTFVVPALMSWKRPGIDSEASATGEILRSVMATLVGSLLESPVDDEAQKPALSRAVKKYLETSFDNPSLDVAMIAGKFNLSRRSLFYFFETEELRLGERIRALRTRKALELLLQADAQRITYSEIAARCGFTNVQSMRRAIKEFTGMNIREIHKSEPVVHMALQKLRQRLNSAA; translated from the coding sequence ATGCCTCAATCTGGTGACGCAAACAGCGCCCGTGTGCGACGATACGCAGTGCCGGAAGGGCTCACTCCCGAGCAAAGGTTTGAGCATTGGCGGGTGTGGTACGGCAACGCCGTCGAAACACCGATGCGGCTGGAAAGGTCAGAAGGCGAGAGTCCTGCGTCCGTCAGTCCCTCAGCCATTAATCTTGCCGGACCGGGCTTCAGCCTCATAGAGATGCACAACACCCCCGCGCTGGGCTTTTGGGCGCCGAATCCCGACTCCACGGATCTGCGCCTTGCATACTTCCGTAAGGCATCAGGCCTGACCCTGGATCTCAACGGCATACCCGAACCAATTCCGACGGGCTCGGTGAGATTCATCGACACGTCGCTGGGCGGCAGTTTCGATGCCCCCGAAGGGTTTCACGCACAACAGCTCAACATAGACCGCATCAGTCTCAACGTCAGCGAAGGCGGACTGCGCTCCCTTCTTCGCCTGCCTGACCTTGCAAGCCACCCAATTGTGGGCACCTTCGTGGTCCCCGCCTTGATGAGTTGGAAGAGGCCGGGCATTGACAGTGAGGCATCAGCAACCGGCGAGATCCTCCGATCCGTCATGGCAACCTTGGTGGGTTCCCTGCTCGAATCGCCGGTCGACGATGAGGCACAGAAACCCGCACTAAGCCGGGCGGTAAAGAAATACCTTGAGACCAGCTTCGATAACCCAAGTCTGGACGTGGCAATGATCGCCGGAAAGTTCAACCTCTCCCGTCGCTCCTTGTTCTACTTTTTTGAGACTGAAGAACTCCGCCTGGGTGAGCGAATTCGCGCCTTGAGAACGCGGAAAGCACTGGAGCTCCTGCTTCAAGCCGATGCCCAAAGAATCACCTACTCAGAAATTGCCGCACGGTGCGGATTCACTAACGTTCAAAGCATGCGCCGGGCAATCAAAGAGTTTACGGGGATGAATATCAGGGAGATCCATAAATCCGAGCCCGTCGTTCATATGGCCCTGCAAAAACTGCGGCAGAGACTCAACTCTGCAGCCTGA
- a CDS encoding putative transcriptional regulator, ROK family (identified by match to protein family HMM PF00480) — MDNGGPGELLQILRDGQPRTRADLAGTTGLGRAAVSSRLEPLLKLELVIPVSGAPSTGGRPSARLAFNPGAKLVAAADVGATHATVALTDLSGAVLVETTERMEISCGPETVLDWLLTMVNGHLKVLERPTADVIAVGIGLPGPVEHSTGKPTSPPIMPGWDGFDVPAYIQQTLGVPVLVDNDVNLMALGERATRWPNEENMIFLKVATGIGSGVVSGGELQRGAAGVAGDVGHIAVSRGAGILCRCGKSACLEAIAGAPAIAAQLRENGLGATNGSDVVSLVRSGNPAAIQAVRQAGRDIGEMLNMCVSFINPSLIVVGGSLAQSGEHLMAGIRETVYARSTPLATQHLNITQSATGPEAGVVGASILAVEHVLSPHRVNQLATRLLSGGKENINRQEEPAPPTPWPLLEAMAKQLQDAPT, encoded by the coding sequence ATGGACAACGGCGGACCCGGCGAGCTTCTGCAAATCCTGCGGGACGGACAACCCCGAACCAGAGCCGACTTGGCTGGGACAACAGGGTTGGGCCGAGCCGCCGTCAGTTCCCGCCTTGAGCCGCTCCTGAAGCTGGAACTGGTGATACCCGTATCAGGGGCGCCTTCTACTGGAGGCCGTCCATCGGCGCGGCTAGCTTTCAACCCAGGCGCAAAGTTGGTGGCGGCTGCAGACGTTGGTGCCACTCACGCCACCGTGGCACTCACGGACCTGTCAGGAGCGGTACTCGTGGAAACCACAGAGCGGATGGAGATTTCGTGCGGACCCGAAACGGTCCTGGACTGGCTTTTGACGATGGTGAATGGACACTTGAAAGTGCTGGAGCGTCCGACTGCTGATGTCATCGCAGTCGGCATTGGGCTACCTGGCCCCGTTGAGCACTCCACTGGGAAGCCGACGAGCCCCCCGATCATGCCGGGATGGGACGGATTCGATGTTCCCGCTTACATTCAGCAAACCTTGGGCGTACCCGTACTCGTGGATAACGATGTCAACCTTATGGCACTTGGTGAGAGGGCCACCCGCTGGCCAAACGAGGAGAACATGATCTTCCTCAAGGTCGCCACCGGGATCGGATCCGGAGTGGTTAGTGGAGGAGAATTGCAGCGGGGCGCAGCAGGTGTCGCTGGAGACGTCGGCCATATTGCTGTTTCCCGCGGGGCAGGAATTCTGTGTCGCTGTGGCAAGAGTGCCTGTCTGGAAGCCATAGCGGGGGCCCCGGCCATCGCCGCCCAGCTCCGCGAGAACGGACTGGGGGCAACCAACGGAAGCGACGTCGTTTCGCTCGTTCGTTCCGGGAATCCAGCTGCTATCCAAGCGGTCCGCCAGGCGGGCCGTGACATCGGAGAAATGCTCAACATGTGCGTGAGCTTCATCAACCCATCCCTGATTGTTGTGGGCGGCTCGCTTGCCCAATCCGGAGAACACCTCATGGCAGGAATCCGCGAAACGGTCTATGCACGATCAACGCCATTGGCGACCCAGCACCTGAACATCACCCAATCCGCAACCGGGCCGGAAGCTGGAGTGGTTGGGGCCAGCATCTTGGCCGTCGAGCATGTCCTCTCCCCCCACCGAGTAAATCAACTGGCAACCCGGCTGCTTTCCGGCGGAAAAGAAAATATCAATCGGCAGGAAGAGCCCGCTCCCCCGACACCCTGGCCGCTTCTTGAGGCGATGGCCAAACAATTGCAGGACGCACCTACGTGA
- a CDS encoding oxidoreductase family, NAD-binding Rossmann fold domain protein (identified by match to protein family HMM PF01408; match to protein family HMM PF02894) — protein sequence MENDRTTTAPSRLRAGFVGAGFMAEVHSRAARAAGADIAGIASSSRTSADRAKDRLGVQQAYDSVQDLVEDDAIDVIHICTPNGTHYGLAEAALKAGKHVVCEKPLATNVQDATELVELAAKAGTVATVPFVYRFHPMIREARERIASGQTGRISAIQGSYLQDWLLSREDDNWRVDATLGGPSRAFADIGSHLCDLVEFVSGEHITKVGALSRTLFSGRTNNKDIQTEDLVAAVFATESGTVGNLLVSQVAPGRKNRLMIEIAGSEGTLQFDQEAPETLWLGKRAGSQLLVRDPEVLSPDAARLSVLPAGHPQGYQDAFNAFVADTYAAIDGDVREGLPTFQDGLRSAILTESIIKSSKGGEWVDVPNTKELEGVQQ from the coding sequence ATGGAAAACGACAGAACCACGACAGCCCCCTCCCGGTTACGGGCCGGGTTCGTCGGCGCCGGGTTCATGGCCGAGGTGCACAGCCGAGCCGCCCGTGCTGCAGGGGCGGATATCGCCGGCATTGCGTCCTCGAGCCGTACCAGCGCCGACCGCGCCAAAGACCGCCTGGGTGTGCAGCAGGCCTACGACTCCGTACAGGACCTCGTCGAAGACGACGCCATCGACGTCATCCACATCTGCACGCCAAACGGCACTCACTACGGACTGGCTGAGGCCGCGCTGAAAGCAGGCAAGCATGTGGTTTGTGAGAAGCCTTTGGCCACCAACGTCCAGGACGCAACCGAACTTGTAGAGCTGGCCGCCAAGGCCGGGACTGTTGCGACCGTTCCCTTCGTCTATCGCTTCCATCCGATGATCCGGGAAGCCCGGGAACGTATTGCATCGGGCCAAACGGGACGGATCTCCGCCATCCAGGGCTCCTACCTTCAGGATTGGCTGCTCTCCCGGGAAGACGACAACTGGCGAGTTGACGCCACTTTGGGTGGGCCCTCACGGGCGTTCGCCGATATCGGCTCCCATCTGTGCGACCTTGTCGAATTCGTAAGCGGTGAACACATAACAAAAGTCGGCGCCCTGAGCCGGACTCTCTTCTCGGGCCGGACGAACAACAAGGACATCCAGACCGAGGACCTCGTTGCCGCTGTCTTCGCCACTGAATCCGGCACCGTGGGAAATCTCCTGGTAAGCCAGGTTGCTCCTGGACGGAAGAACCGCCTGATGATCGAGATCGCGGGTTCGGAGGGCACCCTCCAGTTCGACCAGGAAGCCCCGGAGACGTTGTGGCTAGGCAAGCGGGCGGGGTCCCAATTGCTTGTCCGTGACCCGGAGGTGCTTAGCCCGGACGCAGCACGGCTGAGTGTTCTGCCAGCTGGCCATCCGCAGGGTTATCAGGATGCCTTCAATGCGTTCGTGGCCGATACCTATGCCGCCATCGACGGTGACGTCCGCGAAGGCCTGCCCACGTTCCAGGACGGCCTCAGGTCAGCCATCCTCACCGAAAGCATCATCAAATCCAGTAAGGGCGGCGAATGGGTCGACGTCCCAAACACAAAAGAGTTAGAAGGAGTGCAGCAATGA
- a CDS encoding Oxidoreductase family, NAD-binding Rossmann fold domain protein (identified by match to protein family HMM PF01408; match to protein family HMM PF02894; match to protein family HMM PF03447), with translation MKIIQVGLGAWGASWLNVIHHSKSWELAGVVDVNSDAARAAAEQYGIPAYATIEDALDHKDTFDAALVIVPPEYHAAVAIPALEAGVHTLIEKPLAHSLEDGVRIIEAAEKSGKQAMVSQNYRFKRAARTVQRLIRDGVIGDLEHVFVDYKKNPPFEGFRLEMDEPLIVDAMIHHLDQLRGIVGVEPTAVRARSWNTGTSRFKGNASAVVQFDCDNGARVVYTGSWSSYGPQTSWDGDWEIQGSKGAITWKNNEVTINFASLFDTVFLAGAVERSGVMHVDLDPLPVEERLGTLEAFRDAIETGNKAETDVTDNIQSLQLVMATVDSARQDGAPITLKTNAELFGSH, from the coding sequence ATGAAAATCATCCAAGTAGGCCTCGGCGCCTGGGGCGCCTCATGGCTGAACGTGATTCACCACAGCAAAAGTTGGGAGCTGGCCGGTGTTGTCGACGTCAACTCCGACGCCGCACGGGCCGCTGCTGAACAGTACGGAATCCCCGCGTACGCCACCATCGAGGACGCGCTGGACCACAAAGATACGTTCGACGCTGCCTTGGTCATCGTTCCACCCGAATACCACGCAGCCGTGGCCATCCCTGCTCTGGAAGCAGGCGTACACACACTCATTGAGAAGCCACTTGCGCACAGCCTTGAAGACGGCGTCCGGATTATCGAAGCGGCAGAGAAATCCGGGAAACAGGCCATGGTGTCACAGAACTACCGTTTCAAGCGCGCAGCCCGCACCGTTCAGCGGCTCATACGCGACGGAGTTATTGGAGACCTCGAGCATGTCTTCGTCGACTACAAGAAGAACCCGCCGTTCGAAGGCTTCAGGCTCGAAATGGATGAACCCTTGATCGTGGATGCCATGATCCATCATCTTGACCAGCTCCGCGGCATCGTTGGTGTCGAACCCACCGCAGTCCGTGCACGGTCCTGGAACACCGGCACCTCGAGGTTCAAGGGCAACGCGTCCGCGGTGGTGCAGTTCGACTGCGACAACGGGGCACGCGTCGTCTACACCGGATCATGGAGCTCATATGGCCCGCAGACCAGCTGGGACGGTGACTGGGAAATCCAAGGCAGCAAGGGCGCCATTACGTGGAAGAACAACGAGGTCACCATCAACTTCGCATCACTGTTCGACACCGTATTCCTCGCCGGCGCCGTGGAACGCTCCGGCGTCATGCACGTCGATTTGGACCCGTTGCCGGTGGAGGAACGCTTGGGAACCCTCGAAGCGTTCCGCGACGCCATCGAAACCGGGAACAAGGCTGAGACGGATGTCACCGACAACATTCAGAGCCTGCAACTCGTCATGGCCACCGTCGACTCCGCCCGCCAAGATGGCGCGCCCATCACCTTGAAGACCAACGCCGAACTCTTCGGCAGCCACTAG
- the rbsC gene encoding ribose ABC transporter permease (identified by match to protein family HMM PF02653) — translation MQPQTATGSAGPVSGRAGPGKSHDESRSRLSGVGDFIGAQGLLVVVLLFGVLLTFLSPVFLTTVNLVNLLYQCTILGVFAIGMTFVILTGGIDVSVGSTAALSSVLSMGVIVNMDMPPAIGLLTGLVVGAGVGAVNGLMVTKLGISPLIATLATLSAGSGIAFAYSDGGNITPVPKVLTDMVSAKIAGIPLLIPAVLVLAFLAHLVLTRTTYGRSIYAVGGNKEAALLAGIRVDRVTMNAYIIAGLSAGMAGLLLTGRLASGSPRAGDGIELTVIAAVVIGGTSLFGGQGNIKGTLLGVLLIAMVSNAVNLLGIPSSYDRIVQGVVIFAAAALDVYRYKYVQKNLSRKRRIGPPAAIDPTTAGSPVTGPATAHTTGTST, via the coding sequence ATGCAGCCACAAACAGCCACCGGCTCTGCCGGTCCGGTTTCCGGGAGGGCTGGCCCCGGAAAATCCCACGACGAGTCCCGTTCACGGCTCTCCGGCGTCGGCGACTTCATCGGTGCGCAGGGCCTGCTGGTCGTCGTCTTGCTCTTCGGTGTACTGCTGACGTTCCTGAGCCCGGTATTCCTGACCACAGTCAACCTGGTAAACCTGCTCTACCAGTGCACGATCCTCGGTGTGTTCGCCATCGGCATGACCTTCGTGATCCTTACCGGCGGCATCGACGTCTCGGTAGGATCTACGGCTGCCCTGTCGTCCGTGCTGTCCATGGGCGTGATCGTCAACATGGATATGCCGCCGGCAATCGGACTCCTGACCGGCCTCGTAGTTGGCGCCGGAGTCGGAGCGGTCAACGGACTGATGGTCACGAAGCTGGGCATATCCCCGCTGATCGCGACCCTGGCAACACTCTCCGCCGGCTCGGGAATCGCCTTCGCCTACTCGGACGGCGGCAACATCACGCCTGTGCCGAAGGTGCTCACCGATATGGTCAGCGCGAAGATCGCCGGAATTCCTTTGCTCATACCGGCCGTTCTGGTGCTGGCTTTCCTGGCCCACTTGGTCCTGACCCGTACTACCTACGGACGTTCCATTTACGCCGTCGGCGGCAACAAGGAAGCAGCCCTGCTTGCAGGCATCCGCGTCGATCGAGTCACGATGAACGCTTACATTATCGCCGGCCTCTCGGCGGGAATGGCGGGTCTTCTGCTCACCGGTCGTCTGGCCTCCGGAAGCCCGCGTGCCGGCGACGGCATTGAACTCACCGTCATTGCCGCCGTGGTCATCGGCGGAACAAGCCTCTTCGGTGGCCAAGGAAACATCAAGGGCACACTGCTCGGCGTGCTGTTGATCGCGATGGTCTCCAATGCCGTAAACCTTCTCGGAATCCCGTCGTCCTACGACCGCATTGTCCAGGGCGTCGTCATCTTCGCTGCGGCCGCCCTGGACGTGTACCGCTACAAGTACGTCCAGAAGAACCTGTCAAGGAAACGCAGGATCGGACCGCCGGCGGCGATAGACCCGACGACGGCGGGCAGCCCGGTTACCGGGCCAGCCACAGCGCACACCACAGGAACTTCGACCTAA